The genomic interval ttgcaagactgtacaactacagacagttgcattctccatctatctctaaagtctgttttgctacttttccatttgcatcttttgaaattggagatcttatcgagatggtcttcagccatagggccccaaaagccaaagtgttcaaaaaccagtggaatacatgttgtatcagatcctgctatagactgctgttgaccatattttgtcatatTGCGTTTTTCTcctcaactcagctgcataacctgatattttggcagctgattgtatGGTGTCACAAGAAtatggatgagcaagtgaaatgtccaggtcttttgtcaagtgtccagtgggatcatatgttgttatatctggcctgttctcagagtcagtatacctatttcttggctcaacttgatgaggaatatttaactcatctaaacatttagcccaagttgacgcgattgtattgtattgccatactgggccactaccaaacttgcaggtcaatagatgataaccatgttcatcaaggcttgtaccacaatcacacttggtaacaTACTGGGAATATGGTAAAGGAATACTAAGTCTAAAAAATGCTGCCACACAAAATTCTGAGGACTTtagaacaaattttggtgctgaaggaataGCTTGAAGCCATGATCCTGCTCCACATCCCTGACATGACCTTATTCTTGCAGCATGTTTGACAGAGGATGCTTGCATAacacatgttgctgcattccCTTCAGCAATATCCGAGCTCAGGCAATTTTGGAGTTTTACTGGATTTGCCATAAGCCCAGACAAAGACCGAAGTATGATTGTCTCTCCATCTGATCCTAAGGTGGAAGGAAGGCTTGCTATTGCCTTGCAAAGATGCTGATAGAAAGGAGGTGGACTCACACAGTTGAGGCTGTCACATAGATCTATTCTAGATGGAAATTTTTGAGGAATCGTGCTCATTAAATAGCACCATGAACCCACAAAAACAGCAGCAGAGATTGGTGTCAAGTTTGTAATGCCAAAACCTCCCAACTTGATGTTAAGAGATGCTTGCTTCCATGTCAGCTCATCAAGTGCACTCAACCCCAATATTGCTGCAAAAGTatctcttgatagctgatCATGAATGTGAAAAGCTTGGTGTAAAACTGGAGGAGACACACACCTTGCTAAACCCTATGGAAAATCTTCATGCGATCGCATGAAATTCGCATCCGAGTCCCTTGTGAATGTCGTTTATGCATGCGAATTGGCCGATTTCACATGTGGAAACTAGCTCACAATGCGTTACGCACGAGTTCCGCATGCGAAGATGATGCGCTCGCACGAATTCTGCAACACTCTGGAAGGTTTCGCATGCAAATTGCATGCGAATTGCATTTTCGCATGCAGAGGCTCTAGCTCGCAATGCGCAATCACGAGTTCCGCATGTATAGAGAGGCGATCCGCTAGCAGAGTTCTGCAACACTTCCTAGATCTACGTACACCGCTTCGAATCGACCTCTAGTACAAAGGCCTACAAAGTAACATCGTTACTGGACGCTTGCAGCTCAGACTGGGTTCAGATTTCCCAACTGTCCGTAGTGTACTGCAGGTATGTAGAGTACACACGAATAAGTTAAAGTTCAAAGAAAACATGGCAGAACCGCAGGCTCAAGGGCGGTATTTAGCAACTGTAGACTAGCAATTAGCGCGTTTAGAGACTAATCAGCTACCACCCAGAGGCTCACAAGACGTGACCGGTCTGCAACATCCGCAACTGGATTGAGAAATGAACCAATCGGCGTCAAGCTCGAAAGGCGGAGCTGAACGGGAACCTTCGctgtagccaatcaccatcaaGCACTGTTCACCTACGCGGCCACTCAATGACTCAACTGGCAGTTCAACGGTCTAGCTGTTTTGGTGGTGTAGCGTCGCCGGGTGCAGGAGGACTATGGCTTCACAGTCCAGCAACAGTCAAAGACGTGTCCCTACAGAAAAGGTAGTTTGTCACTCCAGCTCCAGTAGCTGTTACCGCAACTGCTTTATTAGAAAACGATGAAATCTCCGCGAATATAGGCCTACTGTTGAGGTTGCTCATGATAGTGATTCACAACCTGGGCAAGAGAATCATCAGAACCCAAGTGAAAATGCAAACTGTCAGCCACAGCGTAGGAAGAAAGCAAGTTCTTGTGGAAAACATTTCTAGACTGCGTTTTTGCTAAGGTACAGTGCGAATGTCAAATATAATTGGTTAGAAATATAATCAGAAATCAAAGAATTCGTAGTCAAATGGTTCTCAATCACGTCCATAGACGCATGCTCGTGACCTAACCCCGTGCATGCAATTCTCGTACGTTCCACATGCGATTCTCGTGCGTTCCGCATGCGAATACCCGTACGTTCTGCATGCGAATGAGGTCCCAAGTATGTAAATGAGCTACGCATGTGCAAGTCGACCCTCATCGCATGCGAGTCGCACAAAAATTTTCTATAGGGAATGATTCAGTGTAGGCACATGACAGTACCGCAGTAAGAGAAGTGCACTTTGAGGATCATTCAAGTTGAGCAGTTGAGAACAAAGGCCTTTACCTGCAGCCGCTGATTTGCTACATCTAGACTGGACATAAAAATCATTGCCAATAGGCACCCCAAGGATATTAACACCAGACGATACTATGGGACTGAGAATCTGTTTACATTATTCTCTTTGGCTGATGGCAAATATATTTCACACTTTCTATCACAAATTTTCAGGTTGATTGTTTGGAACTCTTTCTGTAGATCAGTTAGCACGGACTCATACTGTTGACTATAGCCAACCACAAAGATGTCATCCAAGTAAGCCAAAATAGTTAAATTGCTGTGCTTCTTTTGAAGCCTATTGATAACTGGGTGTATAGACAAAGCAAATAGGAATGGACCTAAGgggccagacagacagacagacagacagacagacagacagacagacagacagacagacagacagacaacacacaatcaatgttaatcacaaacaaaacattaaaataagttaattaattaagtcaacaACCAATACAGCAACTGCACATTCAAATTATCTATAAACGCCCACTAACCACTTGAAAATATCTTGTCAGCTTGTGTCTGCTCAGTCTCGCCTCCAAGAACAAATAGCAAACTCCAATCCCCAGCACATAGAAAAACGCCAAGACACCAACACCACTGTAAAATTCAGCATGAATCTGATATTCATCCGTGCCAATGATTCCTCCAACGTTCGGTTCAAACTTGTACTCACTGGCAGTAAACCAATACTCAACAGTGAATGCATATGAGGTGGGCGTGGCGTGAGCGGCCGTGGAATTTTTCGCATACACAGTCAAACTTCCGGTGCCGGTGTAGGTCGAGAATACGGCTAATGCGGCCACACAGAGAGTCTGCACAGTATGAAAAGCATGTTTGAAGTATGAGGTGGAAGGAAGTTAgatatttgatattttattAGACTATTTTATTACATTTTAGTCTCGTGCACATGCTGCTATATGCGGCGTTCGAGAGTTACCAGCTCTAGTAGCTTCACGAATCCTCGTGGTTCTTTAAACACACACCAGTTCGAATTCGTCGTCATTGTGTTGCATCCGGAGTCACTCACGTGACCCCGCCTGAGCTGCGCAGTCTCAGTCgttttacattaattaataagttaaATGTCTTGTAGACAAAGCATGCGTCTGCCACCTTGTATGTTAACTTTTGCAACAAtgttagtcaattaattaattaagtaaagtTTATAGGAAACGATTGCAACGTATTTTCAAACTTTATATATTGACTAGGCCAGTGTAGAAACACGATTGAAGACTTCGGCAAGTTAAAGTAGGAATTCAAAGATACTATGAGCTGAAACGACCAAATGGCTGGCCATGGCTCCTGCTGCTAATTAATTCATTGTAATgcaactggtgtgtgtgtgtgtgtgtgtgtgtgtgtgtgtgtgtgtgtgtgtgtgtgtgtgtcagtgtgtgtgtgtgtgtgtgtgcatgtgtgtgtcagtgtgtgtgtgtgtgtgtgtgtcagtgtgtgtgtgtgtcagtgtgtgtgtgtgtgtgtgtgtgtgtgtgtgtgtgtgtgtgtgtgtgt from Corticium candelabrum chromosome 22, ooCorCand1.1, whole genome shotgun sequence carries:
- the LOC134197476 gene encoding synaptophysin-like encodes the protein MTTNSNWCVFKEPRGFVKLLELTLCVAALAVFSTYTGTGSLTVYAKNSTAAHATPTSYAFTVEYWFTASEYKFEPNVGGIIGTDEYQIHAEFYSGVGVLAFFYVLGIGVCYLFLEARLSRHKLTRYFQVDFLFTLVVAILWLAATAVWTQGAVGVQDTVNDTFQRVQSYLNCTTSSTSYVRTCNTNKPSYGKLWGTVAFGFLNVFLWGFNGWFTFKETPWFTSKMGKTSAKDRLPAV